Within Hydrogenophaga sp. PAMC20947, the genomic segment TGTAGGACAGTTGAAAGCCGTGGTAAGTGGGACCTGTCAAATAGGTGGCCCCTAAAACATGCGTATCCCGCTTGGAATAGAGGTTTGACCCGATCAACTGGGTGCTCACACTCCACAAGTTTCCGGTGCTGGGAAAGCCCTCGAAATTGATACTGGGCAGCGCGGGCACAGCCTCCACGTTGGTCAAGTTGAGGTCCGCTCCGACTTGCCATTGATCATTGATGGGTGTGGTTCCTCCAATCAGCATTTGGGTCTGGTAAGGCGTGACAGCCTTGACCCGGTCTTGAAGTTCCGTTAACGATGCATTGCGCAGCAGTTCCTGAACCGTTCGAGCTTGGGTTTCAATGAACGGATCCTGAAAAAACAGAATATTGCCAAGCGACAACAAGGACGTGGCCCGACGGTCGTAGAGGAAATTGATCACCGAGTTGTCGGGAAACTGCCATGTCCCTTGCACCGATGCAATATTGATCCCCTTGAACGCCTGGTCATAGTCGAACTGGGAATTCACAGAAACACCGCCACTGAAGTAGCGGAGTTCGGTACCCACCGCACGGCGATCCAGTGCGCCGTCAATCTTTTGCTGGTTGAAATAGAGGCTGCCGCTGATCTCATCGGTCAGCGCTTCGGCGTCAAGCCAAAAACCATACAGTCGGCGCTGCGTGTCGAGCAATTTGTCGCTCGGCACACCCGCCACGGCATTGATCTTCCACTTGGGTTTCAGATAGTAACCAGCCTGCAGACCATCGAACCGGTACAGCACGCCGCCGCCCGTCGGTGATTGCCGCCCCGCGCGAAAACTCGTTCCATTGGTGAACGATTTCCGGTCAACATACAAGGCCGTCAACCGGTTCCTGTCGGCCTTGCCGGCTTCGAGGTTTGTCGTGTAAGCCTCGCGCAGCACAAAACGTGTGTCCGCTTCATCGTCTCGTTTGCGCCAGTTCAAGTCGATGTTGCTTTGAACCTGCCCTTGCTCGGTGTCGGAAATGGTCTCTTCGCTCAACAACTCAGGCAAGCCGCTGATGGGTGAGTCTTGAAATTCCTGATTGCGTTCTTTCGACTTGCCGCCAAAGTAGTAAGTAGAAACCCCGCCACTCCAGTTCGACTCGGGTTCAGGCGCAATCGCGGCCAAGGGCTCAGATTTTGCGGGCAGGTCTGCCACGATGGCGCGCACCCGATCACTGTCGGTTCCAACGGGATACACATCCAGGTAGGCCTCAAACTCGGCCCGTGCCCGCTCGGTATCGCCACTCTTGAGGCGAGCTGTTCCTATCAGTTCCTGCGCCTTTCTGGAAGAGGTGTTCGGTGGCAGATTCAGCAAGTTCCCAAGCGGCTCCACAGCGCCAGCGAAATCGCCCTTGTCGATTGCGGTCTGGGCTGCAACCATCAACTCAAGGGCCTTGGCTTCAATTTCGGCGGGCGCATTGCCAGGGCCCAACTGTGAGCCAGCCACTGCAGTGCCCGCATCCGAAGTCACTTTCAAAGCGACCACCGAAGCCTGCGGGAAACGGGGCTTCAGAAGTTTGAGGGCGGCTTCTGCTTCAGCGCGGGTGCCGAAATAGCCCAGATTGATGTCGTATAGCGCATTGCCGTCCACTATTCGGCGCCCGGTAAAAGTCTGGTAGGCCTGCAAGCTGGCGGGTACCGACCCATTCAGGAAAAAGCCCGATTTCGTCGACGTCTGCAAGGTCACCAAAAAGTTTTTCGGTACCAAACTCAAATCGGGTGATGCTCTGGACGGTCTTGCCAGGTCCACCTGGTCGCCAAGCCCCTTCATCACCACCTCAATGCTCTGATTGCCCTTGCCTGCACGAACCCTCACCGGCACTGGCTTGGCGAACCGCACGATCAGTTTGCGCTTGAGACCTTGCCGATCGACCGGCTCATCGGTGACGGTAACTTCTGGAATTCCATCGCTGCCCTTGAATCGGCGCTGCCCACCCAGCAAACTAATCGATTTCTTTGTGGGCAACACGGAGTAAAAAATCTGCACCAGATCACGGGCCGGCGATATGACAACACTGTCGTATTGAACACGCGTCACAAACTGGATGTTGGCCACACCATCGTCCCCGTCGCGGCGAATTTCCAGGTCGTCTATGACTTGGGCCATCGCCACCGACGAGAGAGAAGCAATGGCCACAGGGAGCATCAAGGTTCGCAAGGCAGTTTTCATTGAATTCAACAGTTTTTGTTTATCTAAATCGGATGAAAATAACGGACCCTACGGACCTGTATAGCCGCCCCGGCACACAGCCCTCAGAGCTCAATTCCACTTCCGATAGCTCGAACCGATACTGCCCAGCGGCCGGTGGCAACCTGACGCAGAACAATCGGTAGCGGTCGTCGCCCTGCTCCTGTGCGTAAGGGCCATCTTTTCCATGTTGCCCAGGTAGTTGGTTCCCGTGGCGTGGCACGACTTGCACCAACCGGCCCCCCCACCCATGCTGTTGTTGTGCTCCATCCTCATGGTCGCCCAGCTGGTGGTACTGGTGTGGCAGGCACTGCAATCCATCGCAGCGCCATTGAGCAACTGGGTTTCGGGAATATGGTTGGTCGGCTTGGCCAGTGCGCCGGTCGGACCCTGGCTGGTGAAGCTTCCGTTGTGGCACGACTTGCAGCTCGTCGCGGTCACAACCGTGTGATTCATCTTGGCGCCCGATGTGAAGCTCGTGGTGCCATGGCAACTGATGCAATTGGCCGTCGTCGGTATGTGATTTGCTGGCTTTCCAGTCGCCTGGGAACCATTGTGGCAAGTGGCACAGTTGGTGGCAGCGGTGAATGTGGTGTGGTCGATTTTGGCCCCCGTCCATAGCGTTGTGCGGTGGCAGGTGCCGCATTGCGCAGTTGTGGCAATGTGGCCGGACGGCTTGCCGGTGGCCAACGTACCGTTGTGGCAACTGGAGCAATTCGTGGCAGCCGTGAACGTGCCGTGATCCACCTTGGCACCCGTCCAGCGGGTCGTGGTGTGGCAGGTCACGCAATTGGCTGTCGTGGGCACGTGCACCGTGGGCTTGCCCGTGGCGGTCGTCCCGTTGTGGCAGGTCGTGCAATTGGTCGCTACGGTGAAGGTGCTGTGATCCACCTTGGCACCCGTCCACACGTTGGTCCTGTGGCAGGTACCACACTGGGCTGTTGTGAGCACGTGGCCACCCGGCTTGCCGGTGGCCAATGTGCCGTTGTGGCAACTGGAACAGTTCGTGGCAGCCGTGAACGTTCCGTGATCCACCTTGGCACCCGTCCAGCGGGTCGTGGTGTGGCAGGTTACGCAATTGGCCGTCGTGGGCACGTGCACCGTGGGCTTGCCCGTGGCGGTCGTCCCGTTGTGACAGGTCGTGCAATTGGTCGCTACGGTGAAGGTGCTGTGATCCACCTTGGCACCCGTCCACACGTTGGTTCTGTGGCAGGTACCACACTGGGCTGTTGTGAGCACGTGGCCACTCGGCTTGCCGGTGGCCAACGTGCCGTTGTGGCAGCTGGAACAGTTCGTGGCAGCCGTGAACGTGCCGTGATCCACCTTCGCCCCCGTCCAGCGGGTCGTGGTGTGGCAGGTCACGCAATTGGCCGTCGTGGGCACGTGCACCGTGGGCTTGCCCGTGGCGGTCGTCCCGTTGTGGCAGGTCGTGCAGGTGGTGGCAGCGGTGAAACCACTGTGGTCCACTTTGGCACCCGCCCAAACGTTGGTGCTGTGGCAGGTGCCGCAGTTCGCTGCTGTGGCAATGTGACCGCTCGGCTTGCCGGTGGCCAACGTGCCGTTGTGGCAGCTGGAGCAATTCGTGGCAGCCGTGAACGTGCCGTGATTCACCTTCGCCCCCGTCCAGCGGGTCGTGGTGTGGCAGGTCACGCAATTGGCCGTCGTGGGCACGTGCACCGTGGGTTTGCCCGTGGCGGTCGTCCCGTTGTGGCAGGTCGTGCAGGTGGTGGCAGCGGTGAAACCACTGTGATCCACTTTGGCACCCGCCCAAACATTGGTGCTGTGGCAGGTGCCGCAGTTCGCTGTTGTGGCGATGTGACCGCTCGGCTTGCCGGTGGCCAACGTGCCGTTGTGGCAGCTGGAGCAATTCGTGGCAGCCGTGAACGTGCCGTGATTCACCTTCGCCCCCGTCCAGCGGGTCGTGGTGTGGCAGGTTACGCAATTGGCCGTCGTGGGCACATGCACCGTGGGCTTGCCCGTGGCGGTCGTCCCGTTGTGGCAGGTCGTGCAGGTGGTGGCAGCGGTGAAACCACTGTGGTCCACTTTGGCACCCGTCCAGTTGACAGTGGTGTGGCACGTTGCGCAATTCGCAGTCGTGGCGATATGCCCACCTGGTTTGCCCGTGGCTTGAGTTCCATTGTGGCAACTGGCGCAGTTGGTCGAAGCATTGAACCCGCTGTGGTCTACCTTGGCCCCCGTCCAACCGGTGGTCGAATGACACGTACCGCAATTGCCGGTCGTGGCAATGTGGGTGTTCGATTTGCCCGTTGCAAACGTTCCGTTGTGGCAGCTGGTGCAATTTGTGGCCGCATTGAAGGCGCTGTGGTTGACCTTGGCGCCGGTCCATCGAGCCGTGCTGTGGCATGCTCCACAGCTGGCCGTTGTCGGCAGGTGATTGGACGGTTTGCCGCTGGCTTGCGCGCCGTTATGGCAACTGGCGCAGTTGGTGGCCGCATTGAAACCGCTGTGGTCCACCTTGGCACCCGCCCATGTGGTCGTGCTGTGGCAAGTCACGCAGTTCGCTGTTGTTGATATATGACCGCTGGGCTTGCCCTTCGCACGGGTGCCGTTGTGGCAGGTCGAGCAATTGGTGCTGCTGTTAAAGGCTTTGTGATCGACAACCGCGCCGGTCCAACGAGCGGTGCTGTGACAAG encodes:
- a CDS encoding cytochrome c3 family protein, which produces MATGKTANHVQTTANCVTCHSTARWTGAVVDHKAFNSSTNCSTCHNGTRAKGKPSGHISTTANCVTCHSTTTWAGAKVDHSGFNAATNCASCHNGAQASGKPSNHLPTTASCGACHSTARWTGAKVNHSAFNAATNCTSCHNGTFATGKSNTHIATTGNCGTCHSTTGWTGAKVDHSGFNASTNCASCHNGTQATGKPGGHIATTANCATCHTTVNWTGAKVDHSGFTAATTCTTCHNGTTATGKPTVHVPTTANCVTCHTTTRWTGAKVNHGTFTAATNCSSCHNGTLATGKPSGHIATTANCGTCHSTNVWAGAKVDHSGFTAATTCTTCHNGTTATGKPTVHVPTTANCVTCHTTTRWTGAKVNHGTFTAATNCSSCHNGTLATGKPSGHIATAANCGTCHSTNVWAGAKVDHSGFTAATTCTTCHNGTTATGKPTVHVPTTANCVTCHTTTRWTGAKVDHGTFTAATNCSSCHNGTLATGKPSGHVLTTAQCGTCHRTNVWTGAKVDHSTFTVATNCTTCHNGTTATGKPTVHVPTTANCVTCHTTTRWTGAKVDHGTFTAATNCSSCHNGTLATGKPGGHVLTTAQCGTCHRTNVWTGAKVDHSTFTVATNCTTCHNGTTATGKPTVHVPTTANCVTCHTTTRWTGAKVDHGTFTAATNCSSCHNGTLATGKPSGHIATTAQCGTCHRTTLWTGAKIDHTTFTAATNCATCHNGSQATGKPANHIPTTANCISCHGTTSFTSGAKMNHTVVTATSCKSCHNGSFTSQGPTGALAKPTNHIPETQLLNGAAMDCSACHTSTTSWATMRMEHNNSMGGGAGWCKSCHATGTNYLGNMEKMALTHRSRATTATDCSASGCHRPLGSIGSSYRKWN